One stretch of Lysobacter sp. TY2-98 DNA includes these proteins:
- the clpA gene encoding ATP-dependent Clp protease ATP-binding subunit ClpA: MFSKDLEYSIGQCYKRAREARHEFMTVEHLLLALLDNPSAEGVLRACDADMPRLRRELDEAVATSVAVLPEDSDRDTQPTLGFQRVLQRAVYHVQSSGKKEVTGANVLVAIFGEKDSHAVYFLNQQDIARLDVVNYLSHGISKQGGEEGGREEGQGGQDAGDGEGKGDALTEFATNLNQLAREGKIDPLVGRADEVERTIQVLCRRRKNNPLYVGEAGVGKTAIAEGLAKRIVDGDVPEVLNDATIYALDLGALVAGTKYRGDFEKRLKSVLQQLRKIPGAVLFIDEIHTIIGAGSASGGTMDASNLIKPALSSGELRCIGSTTFQEYRGIFEKDRALARRFQKIDIVEPTVSEAVEILRGLRPKYEQHHGVSYADDAIQAAVDLSVKHIGDRLLPDKAIDVIDEAGARQRLLPEGQRKQVIDVEEVETIVAKMARIPAKQVTATDKDVLRNLERNLKMVIFGQDPAIDSLTSAIKLARSGLGNPDKPIGNFLFAGPTGVGKTEVTKQLAMQLGIELVRFDMSEYMEAHSVSRLIGAPPGYVGFDQGGLLTEKIVKTPHCVLLLDEIEKAHPDIFNILLQVMDRGMLTDTNGREANFRNVILVMTTNAGASQASRRSIGFTKQDHASDAMEVIRRSFSPEFRNRLDAIVQFQALGMDHILRVVDKFIIELEAQLHEKNVTLNATPEARDWLAKHGFDPAMGARPMARIIQENIKRPLADELLFGKLVGGGRVTVDVRDDKLVVDATAEPEKLLPATVEH, from the coding sequence ATGTTCAGCAAGGATCTCGAGTACAGCATTGGGCAGTGCTACAAGCGCGCCCGGGAAGCTCGACACGAGTTTATGACCGTCGAGCACCTGCTTCTCGCACTGCTCGACAATCCCTCCGCGGAGGGCGTGCTGCGTGCCTGCGATGCCGACATGCCGCGCCTGCGCCGCGAGCTCGATGAGGCCGTCGCCACGTCGGTCGCCGTGCTCCCGGAGGACAGTGATCGCGATACGCAGCCCACGCTGGGTTTCCAGCGGGTCCTGCAGCGCGCGGTTTACCACGTGCAATCGTCCGGCAAGAAGGAAGTGACCGGTGCAAATGTCCTGGTCGCCATCTTCGGCGAGAAGGATTCGCACGCCGTCTATTTCCTCAACCAGCAGGACATCGCGCGCCTCGACGTCGTCAACTACCTCTCGCATGGCATCAGCAAGCAGGGCGGTGAGGAGGGCGGTCGCGAGGAAGGCCAGGGCGGCCAGGACGCGGGCGACGGCGAAGGCAAGGGCGACGCGCTCACCGAGTTCGCGACCAACCTCAACCAGCTCGCGCGCGAAGGCAAGATCGATCCGCTGGTCGGCCGCGCCGACGAAGTCGAGCGCACGATCCAGGTGCTCTGCCGCCGTCGCAAGAACAATCCGCTCTACGTGGGCGAGGCGGGCGTCGGCAAGACCGCGATCGCAGAGGGCCTGGCCAAGCGCATCGTCGATGGCGATGTGCCGGAAGTGCTGAACGACGCGACCATCTATGCGCTGGACCTCGGCGCACTCGTTGCGGGCACCAAGTACCGCGGCGATTTCGAAAAGCGCCTGAAGTCGGTGCTGCAGCAGCTGCGCAAGATTCCGGGCGCGGTGCTCTTCATCGACGAGATCCACACCATCATCGGCGCGGGTTCGGCGTCGGGCGGCACGATGGATGCGTCCAACCTCATCAAGCCGGCGCTGTCGTCGGGTGAGCTGCGCTGCATCGGTTCGACGACGTTCCAGGAATACCGCGGCATCTTCGAGAAGGACCGCGCGCTCGCACGTCGTTTCCAGAAGATCGACATCGTCGAGCCGACGGTGAGCGAGGCGGTGGAAATCCTGCGTGGCCTGCGTCCGAAGTACGAGCAGCACCACGGCGTGAGCTATGCGGACGACGCGATCCAGGCGGCGGTCGATCTGTCGGTCAAGCACATCGGCGATCGTCTGCTTCCGGACAAGGCCATCGATGTCATCGACGAAGCCGGCGCGCGTCAGCGCCTGCTGCCCGAAGGTCAGCGCAAGCAGGTCATCGACGTCGAAGAGGTCGAGACGATCGTCGCCAAGATGGCCCGCATTCCGGCCAAGCAGGTGACGGCGACCGACAAGGACGTGCTGCGCAATCTCGAGCGCAACCTGAAGATGGTGATCTTCGGTCAGGACCCGGCGATCGATTCGCTGACGTCCGCGATCAAGCTCGCGCGTTCGGGTCTCGGCAATCCGGACAAGCCGATCGGCAACTTCCTGTTCGCAGGTCCGACCGGCGTCGGAAAGACCGAGGTGACCAAGCAGCTCGCGATGCAACTCGGCATCGAGCTGGTGCGCTTCGACATGTCGGAGTACATGGAAGCGCATTCGGTGAGCCGTCTCATTGGCGCACCTCCGGGCTATGTCGGCTTCGACCAGGGCGGCCTGCTGACGGAGAAGATCGTCAAGACGCCGCACTGCGTGCTCCTGCTCGACGAAATCGAGAAGGCGCATCCGGACATCTTCAACATCCTGTTGCAGGTCATGGATCGCGGCATGCTGACGGACACCAACGGTCGCGAGGCGAACTTCCGCAACGTGATCCTGGTGATGACGACGAACGCCGGTGCTTCGCAGGCGTCGCGTCGCTCGATCGGCTTCACCAAGCAGGACCATGCGTCGGACGCGATGGAAGTTATCCGTCGCAGCTTCTCGCCGGAGTTCCGCAACCGTCTCGATGCGATCGTGCAGTTCCAGGCGCTGGGGATGGATCACATCCTGCGCGTGGTGGACAAGTTCATTATCGAACTGGAAGCGCAGCTGCACGAGAAGAACGTCACGCTCAACGCGACGCCCGAAGCCCGCGACTGGCTCGCCAAGCACGGTTTCGATCCGGCGATGGGTGCGCGCCCGATGGCCCGC
- the clpS gene encoding ATP-dependent Clp protease adapter ClpS, with protein sequence MPKHTSHDQDQHGQHGLAVETSRPEVAPPPMYSVLLLNDDYTPMDFVVDVLSRFFAMNIEKATQVMLHVHTRGRGVCGVFTREIAESKVSQVNEYARINQHPLLCTMEKA encoded by the coding sequence ATGCCGAAACACACCTCGCACGATCAGGATCAACACGGGCAGCACGGCCTAGCGGTCGAGACCAGCCGGCCGGAAGTCGCGCCACCGCCGATGTATTCGGTCCTTTTGCTGAACGACGACTACACGCCGATGGACTTCGTCGTGGATGTCCTGTCGCGGTTTTTCGCGATGAATATCGAAAAAGCGACGCAGGTGATGCTCCACGTGCACACCCGCGGCCGCGGCGTTTGCGGGGTTTTCACGCGGGAGATTGCCGAATCGAAAGTGTCGCAGGTGAACGAATACGCAAGGATCAACCAGCATCCCTTGTTGTGCACGATGGAAAAGGCCTAA
- a CDS encoding NUDIX hydrolase → MTADPRFWQPDVTVATVVVDGGRVLVVEERVAGRLVLNQPAGHLEPDEPLVEAAVRETREETGWDVRLTAFVGAYQWKAPSVSLGGAERTYMRFAFLAEPLHFDPARALDDGIVRALWMTPAELQADAARHRSPLVWRVVADALAGRRFPLDLVTAVT, encoded by the coding sequence GTGACGGCCGATCCGCGCTTCTGGCAGCCGGACGTGACGGTCGCGACCGTCGTCGTCGACGGCGGCCGCGTGCTGGTCGTGGAGGAGCGGGTTGCCGGACGACTCGTGCTCAATCAGCCGGCGGGCCATCTGGAACCGGACGAGCCCCTCGTTGAAGCCGCGGTCCGCGAGACCCGCGAGGAAACAGGTTGGGACGTCCGCCTGACCGCGTTCGTCGGCGCCTACCAGTGGAAGGCGCCGTCGGTCAGCCTGGGCGGTGCCGAACGCACCTACATGCGCTTCGCCTTCCTCGCCGAGCCGCTGCACTTCGATCCAGCGCGCGCGCTCGACGACGGCATCGTCCGCGCGCTGTGGATGACGCCGGCCGAATTGCAGGCCGACGCCGCGCGTCATCGCAGCCCATTGGTCTGGCGCGTGGTGGCCGACGCCCTCGCCGGTCGACGTTTTCCGCTCGACCTGGTCACTGCGGTGACGTGA
- the mnmA gene encoding tRNA 2-thiouridine(34) synthase MnmA — protein sequence MTTARTIVGMSGGVDSSVAALRLRDAGEAVAGLFMSNWADDGSGDCRAEDDRRDAVAVCGRLGLPIHFRDFSKEYWGGVFEHFVAEYAAGRTPNPDVLCNREIKFKHFLDAAHDLGAERIATGHYARVDHVDGRWRLLRALDRSKDQSYFLHQLGQPQLAATLFPLGEIPKSDVRRIAADAGLPTAAKKDSTGICFIGERDFREFLGRYLPAREGDIRAPDGVTVGRHPGVFYFTLGQREGLAIGGVRGREPAPWYVVGKDVARNVLYVEQGIDNPWLMSTRLSTEPAHWIAGAPPAATFECTTQTRYRQNDEPCRVDVSDDGRLDVVFQRPQRAVTPGQSLVLYAGDECLGGAVIDTTDAPLDASRRAAA from the coding sequence ATGACGACGGCGCGCACCATCGTCGGCATGTCGGGCGGCGTCGATTCGTCGGTCGCAGCGCTGCGCCTGCGCGATGCGGGCGAAGCGGTCGCCGGACTCTTCATGTCGAACTGGGCGGACGACGGCAGCGGCGACTGCCGCGCGGAAGACGATCGTCGCGACGCCGTCGCGGTGTGCGGCCGCCTCGGTCTGCCGATCCATTTCCGTGATTTCTCGAAGGAATACTGGGGCGGCGTGTTCGAGCATTTCGTAGCCGAATACGCTGCGGGCCGCACGCCCAATCCAGACGTGCTGTGCAATCGCGAGATCAAGTTCAAACATTTTCTCGACGCCGCACACGATCTCGGCGCGGAGCGCATCGCGACCGGCCACTACGCGCGCGTCGATCACGTCGATGGTCGCTGGCGCTTGCTGCGCGCGCTCGATCGCAGCAAGGACCAGAGCTACTTCCTGCATCAGCTCGGCCAGCCGCAGCTCGCGGCGACGCTGTTTCCGCTCGGCGAAATACCGAAGTCTGACGTGCGCCGCATCGCCGCCGATGCGGGGTTGCCGACCGCCGCGAAAAAGGATTCGACCGGCATCTGTTTCATCGGCGAACGCGACTTCCGCGAATTCCTCGGTCGGTATCTGCCGGCACGCGAAGGCGACATCCGCGCGCCCGATGGCGTGACGGTCGGTCGCCATCCCGGCGTCTTCTACTTCACACTCGGCCAGCGCGAAGGCCTGGCGATCGGCGGGGTGCGCGGGCGCGAGCCCGCGCCGTGGTACGTGGTCGGCAAGGACGTCGCGCGCAACGTGCTCTACGTCGAACAGGGCATCGACAATCCGTGGCTGATGTCGACGCGGTTGTCGACCGAGCCGGCGCACTGGATCGCCGGCGCACCACCGGCCGCCACGTTCGAATGCACCACGCAAACGCGCTACCGCCAGAATGACGAGCCGTGCCGCGTCGACGTCAGCGACGACGGCCGCCTGGACGTGGTGTTCCAGCGGCCACAGCGTGCTGTGACGCCCGGCCAGTCGCTGGTGCTGTACGCCGGCGACGAATGTCTCGGCGGCGCCGTCATCGACACGACCGACGCACCGCTCGACGCCTCCCGAAGGGCCGCCGCATGA
- a CDS encoding lysogenization regulator HflD: protein MTRTTSEIAASLASVEPVYDRVVALAGLLQALAQVRRIADTGEANEEILATCIGSLFRFEARSTADVYGGLEHVRPGLLILRDYLAGTQRDDALPRLAMPVLQLERRFVRDAAMTDRVRRSLEALAGRAELDGPTHPDVIGPIGQLYSQTLSTLRPRVLVQGNPHYLGQPRVVSEVRAVLLAAVRSAVLWRQRGGSLWDFAFQRRAMAAAIDAHLG, encoded by the coding sequence ATGACCCGCACCACCTCGGAAATCGCCGCGTCGCTCGCATCGGTCGAACCGGTCTACGACCGCGTCGTGGCGCTCGCCGGTCTGCTGCAGGCGCTGGCGCAGGTCCGTCGCATCGCCGATACCGGCGAGGCGAACGAGGAGATCCTCGCCACCTGCATCGGCTCGCTGTTCCGGTTCGAAGCGCGCAGCACCGCCGACGTCTATGGCGGCTTGGAACACGTGCGTCCCGGCCTGCTGATCCTGCGCGATTACCTCGCGGGCACGCAGCGTGACGACGCGTTGCCGCGACTCGCCATGCCAGTGTTGCAGCTCGAGCGCCGCTTCGTGCGCGACGCCGCGATGACCGATCGTGTGCGACGCAGCCTCGAAGCGCTGGCCGGTCGTGCGGAACTGGACGGTCCGACGCATCCCGACGTGATCGGGCCGATCGGCCAGCTGTATTCGCAGACCCTCAGCACGCTCCGACCGCGTGTGCTGGTACAGGGCAATCCGCACTATCTGGGTCAGCCCCGCGTGGTGTCCGAAGTACGCGCGGTGCTGCTTGCCGCCGTGCGGTCGGCGGTGCTCTGGCGCCAGCGGGGCGGCAGCCTGTGGGATTTCGCATTCCAGCGGCGCGCGATGGCTGCGGCGATCGACGCACATCTGGGCTGA